The proteins below come from a single Salvia miltiorrhiza cultivar Shanhuang (shh) unplaced genomic scaffold, IMPLAD_Smil_shh original_scaffold_190, whole genome shotgun sequence genomic window:
- the LOC131003309 gene encoding uncharacterized protein LOC131003309 gives MERIEDGSQSITQQASNRLGIEDDDIFEEVEIHELEGDDEEPKAKNTRKSSGTRSNVWAYYIKAMDGEGDEKIKKGQCKRCGRLIRADPNRNGTTALKNHTTSYLKKHQAIASQSVLNLQPTTDGTGSLTSWKFDQNVVRMALCQMIIMDELPFRFVEHEGFKMFIEAACPMFKIPGRQTVRADCMRLFLERKVILKTFFKLKAWDECRSRLIVGQGSTTQILFVSQHIALTRIGNCIKR, from the coding sequence ATGGAGAGAATTGAAGATGGATCACAATCTATCACACAACAAGCTAGCAATAGGCTTGGAATTGAAGACGATGATATATTTGAAGAGGTTGAAATACATGAACTAGAGGGTGATGATGAAGAACCAAAGGCAAAAAATACTAGGAAATCTTCTGGGACAAGGTCCAATGTTTGGGCTTATTATATTAAGGCTATGGACGGAGAAGGGGATGAAAAGATTAAGAAAGGGCAATGCAAGCGTTGTGGCAGACTAATAAGGGCTGATCCGAATAGAAACGGCACCACTGCTTTGAAGAATCATACTACTTCGTACTTGAAGAAGCATCAAGCAATAGCTAGTCAATCGGTTCTCAACTTACAACCCACTACTGATGGAACAGGATCGTTAACAAGTTGGAAATTCGATCAAAATGTCGTTAGAATGGCATTGTGTCAGATGATCATCATGGATGAACTTCCATTTAGATTTGTCGAGCATGAGGGGTTCAAGATGTTTATAGAGGCTGCATGTCCTATGTTCAAGATCCCGGGCAGACAAACAGTAAGAGCTGATTGTATGAGATTGTTTTTGGAGCGGAAGGTTATTTTGAAAACTTTTTTCAAGCTAAAGGCATGGGACGAGTGTCGATCACGACTGATTGTTGGACAGGGATcaacaacacaaattttatttgtgTCACAGCACATTGCATTGACAAGGATTGGAAATTGCATAAAAAGATAA
- the LOC131003310 gene encoding zinc finger protein ENHYDROUS-like, which translates to MVEMEISSPTQDGTKSDQTTPPAKRKRNLPGMPDPDSEVIALSPKTLLATNRFVCEICSKGFQRDQNLQLHRRGHNLPWKLRQRTSKEVRKRVYVCPETTCVHHEPSRALGDLTGIKKHFCRKHGEKKYKCDRCSKKYAVHSDCKAHMKTCGSREYRCDCGTLFSRRDSFITHRAFCDALAQEISRPQPLVVDDSSGRDLKDGDAEPLPPPSAASSPPQPPLTPSTQVLSPVLSIQSSAGLTENQSIQLQAAAAAASSSSTSSSRGGVAPISLNASAPPSYTTFSSPAISLSLSSLFKSASQNPPRSHYAQPPALSATALLQKAAQMGATSSKSSFLQGLWLSGPTTPSDSQHLESLSLTSPTPNADCSVKLESNSLASGLGLGLPSGGGASGFTQLMISPPTTLDFLGLGMPAGEASSDGFSAFFSRLHHMPPPAAPFSPVRAAGDTWDEAQDRKPSML; encoded by the exons ATGGTAGAAATGGAGATTTCATCACCGACTCAAGACGGAACAAAATCCGATCAAACAACACCACCCGCCAAGAGGAAGCGCAACCTTCCAGGAATGCCTG ATCCAGATTCGGAGGTGATCGCGTTATCGCCGAAGACGCTGCTGGCGACGAATAGATTCGTGTGCGAGATCTGCAGCAAAGGCTTCCAGCGCGACCAGAATCTGCAGCTCCACCGGCGCGGCCACAACCTGCCTTGGAAGCTCCGGCAGCGCACCAGCAAGGAGGTGCGGAAGCGCGTGTACGTGTGCCCGGAGACCACGTGCGTCCACCACGAGCCATCGAGGGCCCTGGGCGACCTCACCGGAATCAAGAAGCACTTCTGCCGGAAACACGGCGAGAAGAAGTACAAATGCGACCGTTGCTCCAAGAAATACGCCGTTCACTCCGATTGCAAAGCACACATGAAAACTTGCGGCTCTCGGGAATACCGTTGCGACTGCGGCACTTTGTTTTCCAg GAGGGATAGTTTTATCACGCATAGAGCGTTTTGCGATGCGTTGGCGCAGGAGATTAGCCGTCCGCAGCCTTTGGTGGTGGATGACAGTTCGGGAAGAGATCTCAAGGACGGAGATGCTGAGCCGCTACCGCCGCCGTCTGCTGCTTCTAGTCCGCCGCAACCGCCGCTCACTCCGTCTACTCAAGTTCTGTCTCCGGTGCTGTCTATACAAAGTTCTG CTGGATTGACTGAGAATCAGAGTATCCAGTTACaagcagccgccgccgccgcaagCAGCTCATCCACCTCCAGTAGCCGCGGAGGAGTTGCACCTATTTCGCTAAATGCATCAGCACCACCTTCATACACCACCTTCTCATCACCAGCTATATCACTCTCGCTATCATCCCTGTTCAAATCCGCATCACAAAACCCCCCACGATCACACTACGCGCAGCCGCCGGCGCTCTCCGCCACCGCATTGCTCCAGAAAGCGGCGCAGATGGGCGCCACGTCGTCCAAATCGTCCTTCCTCCAAGGCCTCTGGCTCTCGGGCCCGACTACTCCATCCGATTCCCAACATTtggaatctctctctctcacatctCCGACGCCCAACGCCGACTGCAGCGTCAAGCTCGAAAGCAACTCCTTGGCATCCGGCCTCGGCCTCGGCCTCCCTTCCGGCGGCGGGGCCTCGGGTTTTACTCAACTCATGATAAGCCCGCCCACGACCCTTGATTTTCTTGGACTGGGAATGCCGGCCGGTGAAGCCTCTTCCGATGGCTTCTCCGCCTTCTTCAGCCGCCTTCATCACATGCCGCCGCCGGCCGCTCCCTTTTCTCCGGTGAGGGCGGCCGGAGACACTTGGGATGAAGCGCAAGACAGGAAGCCTTCCATGCTATAG